In Bythopirellula goksoeyrii, a single window of DNA contains:
- the trpE gene encoding anthranilate synthase component I produces MSYAPGFDRFSQLAASADYVPVFRRLLSDALTPVQAFQRLDLTDAACLFESVIGGEKVGRYSFVASDPFKWIKAYGKQVAIASRGDNSAGEPEWETQAITSENPFEALREHVDAMRVAHPEQLPPFIGGAIGYAGYDTVRYVEDLPNAPQDDRQLPDLWFALFDSLVVFDHVQKTVIVLALAEVSNKDPEALRQAYDKAGKRVDKIVERLESQQESLQLADINSDGGSSLNCSSNFTQSEYEDAVRKCVEYIRAGDIFQVVISQRMEAEFQSPPFELYRTLRVVNPSPFMFYLRTPEVTLVGSSPEIMVRVVDNKVTVRPLAGTRKRGQDDVEDQRLGEELLADPKECAEHVMLVDLGRNDVGRVAKFGSVEISDVMVIERYSHVMHITSNVTGQLREECDAFDALAACLPAGTVSGAPKVRAMEIIDEIEPTRRGPYAGAVGYIDFAGNMDTCIALRTVVIHNNKAYIQAGAGIVADSVPETEYQETLNKAQGLLKAIEITQQRLMN; encoded by the coding sequence ATGAGTTACGCACCTGGATTCGACCGCTTTTCTCAACTCGCTGCAAGCGCTGACTATGTCCCCGTATTTCGCAGGCTACTAAGTGACGCCTTAACACCCGTTCAGGCTTTTCAGCGGCTTGATTTGACTGATGCGGCATGTTTGTTCGAAAGTGTCATTGGTGGTGAAAAGGTGGGACGCTATTCCTTCGTAGCGAGCGATCCATTCAAGTGGATCAAGGCCTATGGGAAACAGGTTGCCATTGCTTCCCGAGGTGACAACTCGGCGGGCGAACCAGAGTGGGAAACGCAGGCCATCACTTCAGAGAATCCCTTTGAAGCTCTGCGAGAACACGTCGATGCCATGAGGGTTGCCCATCCGGAGCAGCTGCCACCGTTCATCGGGGGTGCCATTGGGTATGCAGGGTACGACACAGTGCGGTATGTAGAAGACCTACCTAACGCTCCTCAGGATGATCGTCAACTGCCCGACCTGTGGTTTGCTCTCTTTGATTCTTTGGTTGTGTTCGATCATGTGCAGAAAACGGTTATCGTACTCGCCTTGGCGGAGGTATCGAATAAAGATCCCGAGGCGCTTCGTCAAGCTTACGACAAGGCTGGAAAACGTGTTGACAAGATCGTTGAGCGGTTGGAATCCCAACAGGAATCGCTGCAACTTGCGGACATAAACTCCGACGGTGGAAGTTCACTCAATTGCTCCTCGAATTTCACTCAAAGTGAGTATGAAGATGCCGTGCGAAAATGCGTCGAATACATTCGCGCTGGAGACATTTTCCAGGTAGTCATCAGCCAGCGAATGGAAGCCGAATTTCAATCGCCTCCTTTCGAACTCTACCGAACGTTGCGTGTTGTGAATCCTAGTCCCTTCATGTTTTATCTGCGCACTCCCGAAGTAACACTCGTAGGAAGTTCTCCCGAAATCATGGTTCGTGTGGTCGATAACAAGGTGACCGTCCGACCCTTGGCGGGCACGAGAAAGCGAGGACAGGACGACGTTGAAGATCAGCGGCTAGGTGAAGAATTGCTGGCAGACCCCAAAGAGTGTGCCGAGCATGTAATGCTCGTCGATCTGGGCCGCAATGATGTGGGACGTGTGGCGAAGTTTGGTTCGGTCGAGATCTCCGACGTCATGGTGATCGAGCGCTACAGCCACGTGATGCACATCACGTCGAATGTAACGGGTCAGTTGCGAGAAGAATGCGATGCCTTTGATGCACTGGCTGCCTGCTTGCCGGCGGGCACGGTCTCTGGGGCTCCCAAGGTGCGAGCCATGGAAATCATCGACGAGATCGAGCCCACCCGTCGCGGTCCCTATGCCGGCGCAGTGGGATACATTGATTTCGCCGGCAACATGGATACCTGCATCGCGCTCCGCACCGTGGTGATTCACAATAACAAAGCCTACATCCAGGCAGGTGCGGGCATCGTCGCCGACAGTGTGCCGGAAACGGAGTACCAGGAAACACTCAACAAGGCACAGGGCTTGTTGAAAGCCATTGAGATTACTCAGCAGCGGTTAATGAATTAG
- a CDS encoding UvrB/UvrC motif-containing protein, with protein MNIHDQTHHIGKVPKRCPKGADQQTQLIRLRREMKEAISSENYERASQIRDEIRAIETQAQSPENGGEKEESD; from the coding sequence ATGAACATCCATGATCAAACTCATCACATTGGGAAGGTTCCCAAGAGATGCCCTAAGGGAGCGGACCAACAAACCCAGCTCATTCGATTACGGCGCGAAATGAAAGAGGCGATTTCTTCCGAAAACTATGAGAGGGCGTCCCAAATTAGAGACGAAATTCGGGCCATCGAAACTCAAGCACAATCCCCTGAAAACGGTGGAGAAAAGGAAGAGTCAGACTAA
- a CDS encoding protein arginine kinase translates to MELNELTNASGEWLRGAGPESDIVISSRIRLARNLADFPFLSRATEADRAAIEQILQDTISKLIEEKKLDPNTLYIKVGDIDQLDRMFLVERQLISRELADATGARSVVIDPQERYSVMINEEDHVRLQVMQSGLNLQAAWEQVNRLDDLIEEHVVYAFSDRLGYLTACPTNVGTGIRVSVMLHLPALVITRQIEKVFKSLQKISLAVRGLYGEGSQAMGDFYQISNQITLGLTEEELIAKVADIVPVLIDYERQARDFLIRESHETLHDRVSRAFGILRTAQTISSEETMHLLSSVRMGLNLGLISDLQIPTINKLFVHTQPAHLQKLAGNDLDSAARNIERATYLRRHLDGNKPNGPTQN, encoded by the coding sequence ATGGAATTGAACGAACTGACCAATGCGAGCGGCGAATGGCTACGTGGGGCTGGCCCAGAGTCGGATATTGTTATCAGCAGTCGTATTCGGTTAGCCCGCAATCTAGCAGACTTTCCCTTTCTCTCTCGGGCTACAGAGGCTGATCGAGCTGCTATCGAACAGATTTTGCAAGATACGATTTCCAAATTAATCGAGGAGAAGAAACTCGATCCGAACACGTTGTACATCAAGGTCGGTGACATAGACCAACTTGATCGAATGTTTCTCGTAGAAAGACAGCTTATTAGCCGAGAGCTGGCAGATGCGACTGGGGCTCGTTCCGTAGTGATCGATCCCCAGGAAAGATACAGCGTCATGATCAACGAAGAGGATCATGTCCGCCTGCAAGTCATGCAGAGCGGATTGAACCTTCAGGCTGCCTGGGAACAGGTCAATCGTTTGGACGACTTAATCGAAGAGCATGTAGTCTATGCCTTCAGTGACAGGCTGGGGTACCTCACGGCTTGCCCCACCAATGTTGGTACAGGAATCCGCGTGAGCGTCATGCTCCACCTACCTGCCTTGGTGATTACCAGACAGATCGAAAAAGTATTCAAGAGTTTACAAAAGATCAGCCTGGCGGTGCGGGGACTCTATGGAGAAGGCTCCCAAGCGATGGGCGACTTCTATCAAATCAGCAATCAAATCACCTTGGGACTGACCGAAGAGGAATTGATCGCCAAAGTTGCCGATATTGTGCCTGTCCTCATCGATTACGAACGTCAGGCTCGTGACTTTTTGATCCGGGAGAGCCACGAAACCCTCCACGATCGCGTGAGTCGGGCGTTTGGCATTCTGCGCACTGCCCAGACAATTAGCTCAGAGGAAACCATGCACTTGCTTTCGAGTGTGCGGATGGGCCTGAACCTGGGACTTATCAGTGATTTGCAGATTCCTACTATCAACAAACTGTTTGTACATACCCAACCTGCTCATTTACAGAAACTCGCGGGCAACGATCTCGATTCAGCTGCTCGCAATATCGAACGGGCTACTTATTTGCGCCGCCACCTCGATGGGAATAAGCCTAACGGTCCGACCCAGAACTAG
- a CDS encoding polyphosphate kinase 2 family protein translates to MSQPLTVSPGTKIHLKDFDARFVAGDWKKKSAAKQIEENTAISGELAYKLYAENQRALLLVLQGMDTAGKDGTIRTVMTGINPQSCHITSFKQPSQAELDHDFLWRIHKAVPPRGEIGIFNRSHYGDVLVVRVHNLVPKEEWKSRYERINEFEQLLVEGKVTIVKCYLHISKEEQRERLQARLDNPKKRWKFSMGDLAERKLWDEYQRAYEDALTLCNTKHAPWHIVPSDRKWYRNMVVSGILREALEKMNPQVPPSEPGLDGIVVE, encoded by the coding sequence ATGTCTCAACCACTGACAGTATCACCTGGTACAAAGATTCATCTCAAAGATTTCGACGCCAGATTCGTCGCGGGAGATTGGAAAAAGAAATCTGCAGCCAAGCAGATCGAAGAAAACACGGCCATTAGCGGTGAACTCGCATATAAGTTGTATGCCGAGAATCAACGAGCCTTACTTTTGGTTCTTCAGGGAATGGACACCGCAGGAAAAGACGGCACGATTCGCACAGTAATGACGGGTATCAACCCTCAGAGCTGCCACATTACCTCATTCAAACAGCCCAGCCAAGCTGAACTCGACCACGACTTTCTTTGGCGAATTCACAAAGCGGTTCCACCAAGAGGTGAGATAGGTATCTTCAATCGCTCGCATTACGGAGATGTTTTGGTTGTACGTGTTCACAACTTGGTGCCAAAAGAGGAATGGAAGTCTCGCTACGAGCGGATCAATGAATTTGAACAATTGCTTGTTGAAGGCAAGGTGACTATCGTCAAGTGCTATCTGCATATTAGCAAGGAAGAGCAGCGAGAAAGATTGCAAGCACGACTGGACAATCCCAAGAAACGTTGGAAGTTTAGCATGGGAGATTTAGCGGAACGCAAATTGTGGGATGAGTATCAACGAGCTTATGAGGATGCGTTGACTTTGTGCAATACCAAGCACGCCCCCTGGCACATCGTTCCGTCTGACCGCAAGTGGTATCGCAACATGGTAGTGAGCGGCATCTTGCGTGAAGCACTGGAGAAAATGAATCCTCAAGTGCCACCAAGCGAACCTGGCTTGGATGGTATCGTTGTGGAATAG
- a CDS encoding CPXCG motif-containing cysteine-rich protein, translated as MDDDLSYICGSCGEEIVIPFDPSQGTRQEYVEDCPVCCHPNLIRIEVEPAGHIIISSELE; from the coding sequence ATGGACGACGATCTGAGCTATATTTGTGGTAGTTGCGGGGAAGAAATTGTCATCCCGTTCGATCCTTCTCAAGGAACCAGGCAGGAGTATGTCGAGGATTGTCCCGTCTGCTGCCATCCCAATTTGATTCGGATCGAAGTTGAACCAGCGGGACACATTATCATTTCAAGTGAATTAGAATAG
- a CDS encoding vitamin K epoxide reductase family protein: MSDHSIISNFVSNNRKALAVIVTVLAMFALGISSYLTWVTWNQSSIAGCSGSSLAGCDEVLDSVWSKWLGIPVSLFGSLVYAGILTLCWPGILHPRSWAALGLMALALVAAGSGVWFFGVQFLLIGHYCFYCLSVHICGLLISIVAYFALNDSAPVQDYDQMRSLLGVDFDASEPTESTRLTNFQPLIASGIAVVGLLFLIGGQLLFAPSTMKFVANVDNAKLVDAQQKDDIEEAEDTPEFTVELDSDSETPEAKSPAPTTDETRSTSPGRSKPRYLTLQSLGKRVEVTNEPTLGDPHAEQVLVELLDYTCPHCRKMHPYIHQAAERYGEDICFAIYHVPLSRHCNPHVKMDQSLHRTACDYAKLAISVWKLNPAKFAEFHNYLMEGEKAPAVYKARNKAMELVGNEILLDKSLEIDANRRVKQHVDEMKKLETGLPVLVSEKGVIKGVPNDETKWFGFFENTLGLEPQTAEVE, encoded by the coding sequence GTGAGCGACCATTCTATCATTTCAAATTTCGTTTCAAACAATCGCAAGGCGCTGGCAGTCATAGTCACCGTCCTGGCGATGTTTGCTCTTGGCATCTCATCCTATCTGACATGGGTTACCTGGAACCAGTCCTCGATTGCTGGCTGTTCGGGCAGTTCCTTGGCAGGCTGTGATGAAGTGCTTGACAGTGTCTGGTCGAAGTGGCTAGGAATTCCTGTCAGTCTATTTGGCTCACTCGTGTATGCCGGGATTCTGACACTCTGCTGGCCAGGTATCTTGCATCCCAGAAGTTGGGCGGCATTGGGTCTCATGGCATTGGCCCTTGTTGCCGCTGGATCTGGTGTCTGGTTCTTTGGAGTACAGTTCCTCCTAATAGGGCACTATTGTTTCTATTGTCTCTCCGTGCATATCTGCGGGCTACTGATCTCGATCGTTGCCTATTTCGCTTTGAACGATTCTGCTCCAGTTCAAGACTACGATCAAATGCGATCCTTGTTGGGTGTCGATTTCGACGCTTCAGAACCAACTGAATCAACAAGACTCACGAACTTTCAACCCTTGATTGCATCTGGAATTGCGGTAGTAGGTTTGCTTTTCCTCATTGGGGGGCAACTGCTTTTCGCACCGTCTACTATGAAATTCGTCGCCAACGTAGACAATGCGAAACTTGTTGATGCACAACAGAAAGATGACATAGAAGAAGCAGAGGACACGCCGGAGTTCACTGTCGAATTGGACTCCGATAGTGAAACTCCCGAAGCCAAATCTCCTGCTCCCACGACCGACGAAACTAGATCGACGTCTCCCGGTAGGTCCAAGCCGCGTTATCTCACTTTGCAATCGTTGGGAAAACGCGTGGAAGTCACCAATGAGCCGACGCTGGGCGATCCGCACGCAGAGCAGGTTTTGGTCGAACTGCTTGACTACACCTGCCCTCATTGCCGAAAGATGCATCCTTATATTCACCAAGCTGCCGAGCGCTATGGAGAGGATATCTGCTTCGCGATCTATCATGTCCCTTTGAGTCGCCACTGCAATCCTCATGTAAAGATGGATCAGAGCTTACATCGCACGGCGTGCGACTACGCGAAACTGGCCATCAGTGTCTGGAAGCTGAATCCGGCAAAGTTCGCTGAGTTTCACAACTACTTAATGGAAGGCGAAAAAGCACCTGCCGTCTACAAGGCACGCAATAAGGCGATGGAACTTGTGGGAAACGAGATACTACTCGACAAATCACTCGAGATTGATGCCAATCGCCGGGTCAAGCAGCATGTCGATGAAATGAAGAAACTCGAAACCGGCTTGCCGGTTCTTGTTTCAGAGAAGGGGGTTATTAAAGGTGTCCCCAACGATGAAACTAAATGGTTCGGGTTCTTCGAGAATACCTTGGGCCTTGAGCCCCAAACTGCTGAAGTTGAATGA